From the Pirellulales bacterium genome, one window contains:
- a CDS encoding DNA-directed RNA polymerase subunit alpha C-terminal domain-containing protein: MTRIPLSAIDEKAKELTERLEMSTAEIGLSVRTTNCLEERGIFTVHDLLQCTREDLLSISNFGEKTLDEVYKALGSIGFARRAKAQPVGV, translated from the coding sequence ATGACGCGCATTCCACTTAGCGCTATCGACGAGAAGGCCAAGGAACTGACCGAGCGGCTCGAGATGAGCACCGCCGAAATCGGACTTTCGGTCCGCACCACGAACTGCCTGGAAGAGCGCGGCATCTTCACCGTTCACGACCTGCTGCAGTGTACCCGCGAAGACTTGTTGAGTATCTCGAACTTTGGCGAGAAGACGCTCGACGAAGTCTACAAAGCCCTCGGCAGCATCGGCTTTGCACGCCGCGCAAAAGCCCAGCCCGTGGGCGTGTAG